From Myxococcus stipitatus, the proteins below share one genomic window:
- a CDS encoding amidase — protein sequence MTKPTVPARAPVELTRRAFLGTSAAATALVAMDAHASSEPRAAPEVARPFELAEATVADLREGMRTGRYTARGLTERYLERIHSLDRTGPLPLCSVIELNPDALAIAEALDAERAAKGARGPLHGIPVLIKDNIATADRMQTTAGSLALVGAVPSRDAFLVQRLRAAGAVILGKTNLSEWANFRSTRSTSGWSGRGGQCRNPYALDRTPSGSSSGSGAATAASFCAVSVGTETDGSILSPSAACSLVGLKPTVGLVSRSGIIPISHSQDTAGPMARTVADAAALLSVLAGVDPTDAATAASQAHASADYTTFLDPEGLRGARIGVLRGPFFGYHAATDACIDEALALMKSRGATLVDPAPIATAKQLDDPEFEVLLYEFKAGIEAWLASLGERTTLRTLADLIRFNEEHRATELAYFGQELFHMAQERGPLTDRKYLKAKATSRKLAREQGIDAVMREHRLDALVAPTMAPPGLIDLVNGDHWLGSSTTPAAVAGHPSLTVPAGDVHGLPVGLSFIGRAWSEPTLLKLAYAFERAAPARRPPAFASTADLARVAGR from the coding sequence ATGACCAAGCCCACCGTGCCCGCACGTGCTCCCGTGGAGCTGACCCGCCGCGCCTTCCTGGGGACGAGCGCCGCGGCCACCGCGCTCGTGGCGATGGACGCGCATGCCTCGTCCGAGCCGCGCGCGGCTCCCGAGGTCGCCAGGCCCTTCGAGCTCGCCGAGGCCACCGTCGCCGACCTGCGGGAGGGGATGCGGACCGGCCGATACACCGCGCGCGGGCTCACCGAGCGCTACCTGGAACGCATCCACTCCCTCGACCGGACCGGGCCGCTGCCGCTGTGCTCCGTCATCGAACTGAACCCGGACGCGCTCGCCATCGCCGAGGCGCTCGACGCGGAGCGCGCGGCGAAGGGCGCCCGGGGCCCGCTGCACGGCATCCCCGTCCTCATCAAGGACAACATCGCCACCGCGGACCGCATGCAGACCACCGCCGGTTCGTTGGCGCTCGTGGGGGCGGTGCCTTCGCGGGACGCCTTCCTCGTCCAACGCCTGCGCGCCGCGGGCGCGGTCATCCTCGGCAAGACGAACCTGAGCGAGTGGGCCAACTTCCGGTCCACGCGTTCCACGAGCGGTTGGAGCGGACGGGGAGGGCAGTGCCGCAACCCCTATGCCCTGGACCGCACGCCGTCGGGTTCCAGCTCCGGCTCCGGCGCGGCCACCGCCGCCAGCTTCTGCGCCGTCTCCGTGGGGACCGAGACGGACGGCTCCATCCTGTCTCCGTCCGCCGCGTGCTCGCTGGTCGGGCTCAAGCCGACCGTCGGGCTCGTCAGCCGCTCCGGCATCATCCCCATCTCCCACAGCCAGGACACCGCCGGCCCCATGGCGAGGACGGTCGCGGACGCCGCGGCGCTGCTGTCCGTGCTCGCGGGCGTGGACCCCACCGACGCCGCGACCGCCGCCAGCCAGGCCCACGCGAGCGCGGACTACACGACGTTCCTCGACCCGGAGGGCCTGCGAGGCGCGCGCATCGGCGTGCTCCGGGGCCCCTTCTTCGGCTACCACGCCGCCACGGACGCCTGCATCGACGAGGCCCTGGCGCTGATGAAGTCGCGCGGCGCCACGCTCGTCGACCCCGCGCCCATCGCCACGGCGAAGCAGCTCGACGACCCCGAGTTCGAGGTGTTGCTCTACGAGTTCAAGGCGGGCATCGAGGCCTGGCTCGCGAGCCTGGGAGAGCGCACGACGCTGCGCACGCTCGCGGACCTCATCCGCTTCAACGAGGAGCACCGCGCCACCGAGCTGGCGTACTTCGGTCAGGAGCTGTTCCACATGGCCCAGGAGCGGGGCCCGCTCACGGACCGCAAGTACCTCAAGGCGAAGGCCACCAGCCGGAAGCTGGCGCGGGAGCAGGGCATCGACGCGGTGATGCGCGAGCACCGGCTGGACGCGCTCGTCGCGCCGACCATGGCCCCGCCGGGGCTCATCGACCTCGTCAACGGCGACCACTGGCTCGGCAGCAGCACCACGCCCGCCGCGGTCGCCGGCCATCCCAGCCTCACCGTGCCCGCCGGCGACGTGCACGGGCTCCCGGTGGGCCTGTCCTTCATCGGCCGGGCCTGGAGCGAGCCCACGCTGCTGAAGCTCGCCTACGCGTTCGAACGGGCCGCTCCCGCGCGTCGCCCGCCCGCCTTCGCGTCCACGGCCGACCTGGCGCGGGTGGCCGGCCGCTGA
- a CDS encoding patatin-like phospholipase family protein — translation MTSHLTLLAGPDALRLIRERGLRGEDVDVVPGASGGPKWLVLAGLDRALFGDLFKGRTRPLHLIGSSIGSWRLACLAQKDPVAALRRFEAAYIDQRYPPKPPPSLVSETSERILDALLGDEGVEEILHHPWARLHVVTALCRGAVGVEQPQVQMLGLALCAMGNVVSRGSLGLHLRRVIFHSAGDDSPFAGLKDFPSLHLSLTRENLRHALIASGSIPMVLSGVRIPGARPGVYRDGGIIDYHLDLDFGPGAGLVLYPHFYPYVVPGWFDKGLPWRRARPANFRRALLIAPSEELVARLPGGRIPDRKDFERMGDTERVRAWNQVVSESERMGDELLELMATGRLAEHVRPL, via the coding sequence ATGACCTCTCATCTGACGCTGCTGGCGGGCCCCGATGCCCTGCGCCTCATCCGAGAGCGCGGGCTGCGGGGAGAAGACGTCGACGTCGTTCCCGGGGCCTCCGGAGGGCCGAAGTGGCTCGTGCTCGCCGGGTTGGATCGCGCCCTGTTCGGTGACCTGTTCAAGGGCCGGACGCGTCCGCTGCACCTCATCGGCAGCTCCATCGGGAGCTGGCGGCTGGCCTGCCTGGCCCAGAAGGACCCGGTGGCGGCGCTGCGACGCTTCGAGGCGGCCTACATCGACCAGCGATACCCGCCCAAGCCGCCCCCCTCGCTGGTGAGCGAGACGAGCGAGCGGATCCTCGACGCGCTGCTGGGGGACGAAGGCGTGGAGGAGATCCTCCATCACCCCTGGGCGCGGCTCCACGTCGTCACCGCCTTGTGTCGGGGGGCCGTGGGTGTGGAGCAGCCCCAGGTGCAGATGCTGGGGCTCGCGCTGTGCGCCATGGGCAACGTGGTGAGCCGGGGCTCGCTGGGGCTGCACCTGCGGCGCGTCATCTTCCACAGCGCGGGCGACGACAGCCCGTTCGCGGGGCTGAAGGACTTCCCGTCCCTCCACCTGTCGCTGACGCGGGAGAACCTCCGCCACGCGTTGATCGCCTCGGGCTCCATCCCCATGGTGCTCAGCGGCGTGCGGATTCCGGGCGCGCGGCCCGGCGTGTATCGGGATGGTGGCATCATCGACTACCACCTGGACCTGGACTTCGGTCCGGGAGCGGGGCTGGTGCTGTATCCGCACTTCTATCCGTACGTGGTGCCCGGCTGGTTCGACAAGGGGCTGCCCTGGCGCCGCGCCCGGCCCGCGAACTTCCGTCGCGCCCTGCTGATCGCCCCCTCCGAGGAGCTGGTGGCGCGACTCCCCGGTGGACGGATTCCGGACCGCAAGGACTTCGAGCGGATGGGCGACACGGAGCGCGTCCGCGCCTGGAACCAGGTCGTCTCCGAGAGCGAGCGGATGGGCGACGAGCTCCTGGAGCTGATGGCGACGGGCAGGCTCGCCGAGCACGTGCGGCCGCTCTGA
- a CDS encoding UBP-type zinc finger domain-containing protein gives MAQLHAVRPRTKGCEECLALHDTWVHLRLCMTCGHVGCCDDSKNKHATRHFHETSHPIIRSLEPGEDWGWCYVDQVELEAEHSTQAPRG, from the coding sequence CTGGCGCAGCTCCACGCGGTGCGTCCACGCACGAAGGGCTGTGAGGAGTGCCTCGCGCTGCACGACACCTGGGTGCACCTGCGCCTCTGCATGACGTGCGGTCATGTCGGCTGCTGCGACGACTCGAAGAACAAGCACGCGACCCGCCACTTCCACGAGACGTCCCACCCCATCATCCGCTCCCTGGAGCCGGGCGAGGACTGGGGATGGTGCTACGTGGACCAGGTGGAGCTCGAGGCCGAACACTCCACCCAGGCCCCGCGCGGATGA